From bacterium, a single genomic window includes:
- a CDS encoding aminotransferase class III-fold pyridoxal phosphate-dependent enzyme, producing PAVVVFEHAFHGRTLLTMSLTSKVKPYKFGFGPFASEVYRLPYPYSYRQNISEQIQNLEEFFNSHIAAENVACVVLELVLGEGGFVVAPREYVDALAGICRKNNILLIIDEIQTGFCRTGKMFACEHYGVEPDLIVLAKSMAGGLPLSSVTGRSEIMDSAQIGGLGGTFSGNPVSCAAALAAIQFMEKEVLPERANKIGEVVRKRFEQLYERHSAIGEVRGLGAMMALEIVKDRKTKEPDKEKVQEVTTRCYQNGLILLSAGTHGNCLRTLMPLVITDEQLDEGLDVIDHAF from the coding sequence CCGGCCGTTGTGGTTTTCGAACACGCTTTTCACGGACGAACCCTTCTGACGATGAGCCTTACCAGCAAAGTAAAGCCATACAAATTCGGTTTTGGTCCGTTTGCTTCCGAAGTTTACAGGCTCCCCTATCCATACTCTTACCGTCAAAACATTTCCGAACAGATACAAAATCTTGAGGAGTTCTTCAACAGTCATATTGCTGCGGAAAACGTTGCCTGCGTGGTACTGGAGCTTGTATTGGGAGAAGGTGGATTTGTTGTAGCGCCCAGAGAATATGTGGATGCGCTTGCCGGGATTTGTCGAAAAAACAATATTCTGCTCATCATTGATGAGATACAAACGGGGTTCTGCCGCACCGGCAAAATGTTTGCGTGCGAACATTACGGCGTTGAACCGGATTTGATCGTCCTGGCAAAATCAATGGCCGGTGGGCTGCCGCTGAGTTCGGTAACCGGCCGAAGCGAAATCATGGACAGCGCGCAGATTGGGGGTCTTGGTGGAACCTTCTCGGGAAATCCCGTGAGCTGCGCGGCTGCATTGGCTGCGATTCAGTTCATGGAAAAAGAAGTTCTACCGGAACGCGCAAACAAAATCGGAGAAGTTGTTCGCAAGAGATTTGAGCAATTATATGAGCGACACTCCGCCATTGGAGAGGTTCGAGGCCTCGGCGCGATGATGGCTCTCGAAATTGTCAAAGACCGGAAGACGAAAGAACCTGACAAAGAGAAGGTTCAAGAAGTAACGACTCGCTGTTATCAAAACGGTTTGATTCTTTTATCGGCAGGAACGCACGGAAATTGTCTGCGCACCCTCATGCCGCTCGTCATCACAGATGAACAACTAGATGAAGGATTGGATGTGATCGATCATGCTTTTTAG